A window of the Posidoniimonas polymericola genome harbors these coding sequences:
- the kdsA gene encoding 3-deoxy-8-phosphooctulonate synthase: protein MPNSTATIGPYQCGEGQPLLLIAGPCVIESEELTLRIAESLREAARSSNLPLPLNLVFKASFDKANRTSLDAYRGPGLEEGLRILEKVRTQTGLPVTTDLHESSQAAAVGQVCDLLQVPAFLARQTDLLTAAAATGKAVNVKKGQFMAPWDMKHVVTKLAGSGCENILLTERGTFFGYGRLVNDLRALVQMRQLGVPVVFDATHSVQEPGGLGGATGGNREMVEPLAKAAVAIGVDALFLETHPEPDKSPSDGANMAPLDQIPTLLRRILAIREAAHS from the coding sequence GTGCCCAACTCTACCGCCACGATCGGCCCCTACCAGTGCGGCGAGGGTCAGCCCCTGCTGCTGATCGCGGGCCCCTGCGTCATCGAGAGCGAGGAGCTAACGCTCCGCATCGCCGAGTCGCTCCGCGAGGCGGCCCGGTCGTCGAATCTGCCGCTCCCGCTGAATCTGGTTTTCAAGGCGTCGTTCGACAAGGCCAACCGCACGAGCCTCGACGCCTACCGCGGCCCGGGCCTCGAGGAAGGCCTGCGGATCTTGGAGAAGGTCCGCACGCAGACCGGGCTGCCGGTCACGACCGATCTGCACGAGTCAAGCCAGGCAGCGGCGGTCGGCCAGGTCTGTGACCTGCTGCAGGTGCCGGCGTTCCTGGCCCGCCAGACCGATCTCTTGACCGCCGCCGCGGCGACCGGCAAGGCGGTCAACGTGAAGAAGGGCCAGTTCATGGCGCCGTGGGACATGAAGCACGTCGTGACGAAACTGGCCGGCTCGGGCTGTGAGAACATCCTGCTCACCGAGCGCGGCACCTTCTTTGGCTACGGCCGGCTGGTCAACGACCTGCGGGCCCTGGTCCAGATGCGTCAGCTCGGCGTGCCGGTGGTGTTCGACGCCACGCACAGCGTGCAGGAGCCGGGCGGGCTCGGCGGGGCGACCGGCGGCAACCGCGAGATGGTCGAGCCGCTCGCCAAGGCCGCGGTCGCCATTGGCGTCGACGCCCTGTTCCTCGAGACCCACCCCGAGCCCGACAAGTCCCCCAGCGACGGCGCGAACATGGCCCCGCTCGATCAAATCCCCACGTTGCTCCGCCGCATCCTCGCGATCCGCGAGGCGGCCCACTCCTGA
- a CDS encoding glycoside hydrolase family 88 protein, producing MIQLDDSLTPQDLLPAIENMWSASADRLDRIEGRWQAGAPSPVFTIKGQYQAQGWTDWTQGFQYGSLILQYDATGDRRFLELGRDRTASYMAPHVTHAGVHDHGFNNISTYGALLRLAKEGKHDASEWERRFYEMAIQASGSVQALRWATTKSGGGYIYSFNGPQSLFVDTIRSCRALAVAHQLGHKLMGERDEPICLLERIIKHALATAEFNIWYGEDRDTYDLRGRTAHESLFNVNNGDYRAPSTQQGYSPFSTWTRGLAWAMVGYPEQLEWLATRPDAELEPFGGRAAVEEVFLKAARATCDFFIEHTPVCGVPYWDTGAPGLAAMGDYLDRPADPYNDHEPVDSSAAAIGAQGLLRLASVLDARGESVDAQRYRAAALTSLRTLLAEPYLSTDGSHEGLLLHSIYHRPNGWDYQAPDQGVPNGEACMWGDYHLREAALLVQRLAKGEPYYTFFGP from the coding sequence ATGATCCAACTTGACGACAGCCTCACCCCCCAGGACCTGCTGCCCGCGATCGAGAACATGTGGTCCGCCTCGGCCGACCGGCTCGACCGCATCGAGGGACGCTGGCAGGCGGGGGCGCCATCGCCGGTGTTCACGATCAAGGGCCAGTACCAGGCCCAGGGCTGGACCGACTGGACCCAGGGCTTCCAGTACGGCTCGCTGATCCTGCAGTACGACGCCACCGGCGACCGGCGGTTCCTCGAGCTCGGCCGCGACCGCACCGCTAGCTACATGGCGCCGCACGTCACGCACGCCGGCGTGCACGACCACGGTTTCAACAATATCAGCACCTACGGCGCCCTGCTGCGGCTGGCCAAGGAGGGCAAGCACGACGCCTCCGAGTGGGAACGCCGCTTCTACGAGATGGCGATCCAGGCGAGCGGCTCGGTGCAGGCGCTCCGCTGGGCGACCACCAAGAGCGGCGGCGGCTACATCTACTCGTTCAACGGGCCGCAGTCGCTGTTTGTGGACACAATCCGCTCCTGCCGCGCGCTGGCCGTGGCGCACCAGCTCGGCCACAAGCTGATGGGCGAGCGTGACGAGCCGATCTGCCTGCTCGAGCGGATCATCAAGCACGCCCTGGCGACCGCCGAGTTCAATATCTGGTACGGCGAAGACCGCGACACGTACGACCTGCGCGGCCGCACGGCCCACGAGTCGCTGTTCAACGTGAACAACGGCGACTACCGCGCCCCGTCGACGCAGCAGGGCTACTCGCCCTTCTCGACCTGGACCCGCGGCCTCGCCTGGGCGATGGTCGGCTACCCCGAGCAGCTCGAGTGGCTCGCCACCCGGCCCGACGCCGAGCTCGAGCCCTTCGGCGGCCGCGCCGCGGTTGAGGAAGTGTTCCTCAAGGCGGCCCGCGCCACCTGCGACTTCTTCATCGAGCACACCCCGGTCTGCGGCGTGCCCTACTGGGACACCGGCGCCCCCGGCCTGGCCGCGATGGGCGACTACCTCGACCGCCCCGCCGACCCCTACAACGACCACGAGCCGGTCGACAGCTCGGCCGCCGCGATCGGCGCCCAGGGCCTGCTGCGGCTCGCCAGCGTGCTCGACGCCCGGGGCGAGTCGGTCGATGCGCAGCGTTACCGGGCGGCCGCGCTGACCTCGCTGCGGACGCTGCTCGCCGAGCCCTACTTGTCGACCGACGGTTCGCACGAAGGGTTGCTCCTGCACTCGATCTACCACCGCCCCAACGGCTGGGACTACCAGGCGCCCGACCAAGGCGTGCCCAACGGCGAGGCCTGCATGTGGGGCGACTACCACCTCCGCGAGGCCGCCCTCTTGGTCCAACGCCTGGCCAAGGGCGAACCGTACTACACCTTCTTCGGCCCCTAG
- a CDS encoding glycosyltransferase family 8 protein, with the protein MPIPIVVAADESFAVGAGVLMQSVIETTSERVHFYFFHDALTPASRALIEQTVAASSRSDLTMVDAGRALAALPAPQRTDAYTKMTYARLLTPDYVPADRAIYLDSDTLVRADINTLFQHDMAGRPVAAVRDYAAVRLSLRSQVERDYFNDATDGRGVDDYFNAGVLLLDLARLRREGQLQRSLELVASSRKLRFADQCALNLAIRGQYTPLAERWNTNVAHQGMTRDPLAPASLRQRVQAAFDAPAVLHYVGPKPWTMFPTVLKREHQEVLRRSPWRNYRQPMSTLSWQQKQQLIKAWRSRAVSVRIRSSEVNIQLLGRQLVHWTRAEPTPSKAA; encoded by the coding sequence GTGCCGATCCCGATTGTCGTCGCCGCCGACGAGAGCTTCGCCGTTGGGGCTGGCGTGCTGATGCAGTCGGTCATTGAGACTACCTCCGAGCGGGTGCACTTCTACTTCTTCCACGACGCGCTCACGCCGGCCTCCAGGGCGCTGATCGAGCAGACGGTCGCCGCCAGCTCGCGGAGCGATCTGACGATGGTCGACGCGGGCCGCGCGCTCGCAGCGCTGCCAGCGCCGCAGCGGACCGACGCCTACACCAAGATGACCTACGCCCGGCTGCTGACGCCGGACTACGTGCCTGCGGATCGCGCAATCTACCTCGACTCCGACACGCTGGTGCGGGCCGACATCAACACCCTGTTCCAGCACGACATGGCGGGCCGACCGGTCGCCGCGGTCCGCGACTACGCGGCGGTCCGGCTGTCGCTCCGCAGCCAAGTCGAACGCGACTACTTCAACGACGCCACCGACGGACGCGGCGTCGACGACTACTTCAACGCCGGCGTGCTGCTCTTGGACCTGGCGCGGCTCCGCCGCGAGGGGCAGCTGCAGCGGTCGTTGGAGCTGGTTGCCTCGAGCAGAAAGCTCCGCTTCGCCGACCAGTGCGCCTTGAACCTGGCGATCCGCGGACAGTACACGCCGCTCGCGGAACGCTGGAACACGAACGTTGCGCACCAAGGGATGACGCGGGACCCGCTCGCCCCAGCGTCGCTCCGCCAGCGCGTGCAGGCCGCGTTCGATGCGCCGGCGGTGCTCCATTACGTCGGCCCCAAGCCGTGGACCATGTTCCCGACCGTGCTCAAGCGTGAGCACCAGGAAGTCTTGCGTCGTTCGCCCTGGCGCAACTACCGCCAGCCAATGAGCACCCTGAGCTGGCAGCAGAAGCAGCAGCTCATCAAGGCCTGGCGGAGCCGGGCGGTGAGCGTCCGCATCCGCAGCAGCGAAGTCAACATCCAGCTACTCGGCCGACAGCTTGTCCACTGGACGCGCGCCGAACCCACGCCCTCAAAAGCCGCCTAG
- a CDS encoding peptidylprolyl isomerase, which produces MSFPTFFSLSRRAALIAVAAVGAFACGHADAVVVRYSTNLGDIDVRLFGTATPLSVANFLNYVNDGDYSDSIIHRSVSGFVIQGGGYRWLPDGNLEPVPADAAVQNEFGISNLRGTLAYAKLGGDPNSATNGWFFSLNDNSGNLDNQNGGFTVFGRVLGDGMDVVDLIASQQVVNAGSPFDTLPVLDSFTPPNIFRSDLVFVNSVSVLDVPDGDYNFDGVVDAADYTVWRNSNGSTTEVEADGNGDGIVNTLDLQLWEVAYGAAAASLTAGGSAAPEPMAATLALVAGATSIACRTRR; this is translated from the coding sequence GTGAGCTTCCCTACGTTTTTCTCGCTCTCGCGCCGCGCGGCGTTGATCGCCGTGGCCGCTGTCGGCGCCTTCGCTTGCGGCCACGCGGACGCGGTGGTGGTGCGGTACTCGACCAACCTCGGCGATATTGACGTGCGGCTGTTCGGCACGGCCACCCCGTTGAGCGTGGCGAACTTCCTCAACTACGTGAACGACGGCGACTACTCCGACAGCATCATCCACCGCAGCGTGTCCGGATTTGTCATCCAGGGAGGCGGCTACCGCTGGCTTCCGGACGGCAACCTTGAGCCCGTACCCGCTGACGCGGCGGTGCAGAACGAGTTCGGCATTTCTAACCTGCGGGGCACGCTCGCCTACGCCAAACTGGGCGGCGACCCGAACAGCGCCACCAACGGCTGGTTCTTCAGCCTCAACGACAACAGCGGCAACCTCGACAACCAGAACGGCGGGTTCACGGTCTTCGGCCGCGTACTCGGCGACGGCATGGACGTTGTGGACCTGATCGCGAGCCAGCAGGTCGTGAACGCCGGTTCGCCGTTCGACACGCTGCCGGTCCTGGACTCGTTTACGCCGCCCAACATCTTCCGGAGCGACCTGGTGTTCGTGAACTCGGTCTCGGTGCTCGACGTGCCCGACGGCGACTACAACTTCGATGGCGTCGTGGACGCGGCCGACTACACGGTCTGGCGTAACTCGAACGGCTCGACGACCGAGGTCGAGGCCGACGGCAATGGCGACGGGATCGTGAACACGCTCGACCTGCAGCTCTGGGAGGTCGCCTACGGAGCTGCGGCCGCTTCTCTGACCGCCGGCGGCTCGGCGGCGCCTGAGCCGATGGCCGCCACGCTCGCCCTGGTCGCCGGGGCAACCTCGATTGCCTGCCGGACGCGGCGGTAG
- a CDS encoding 3-ketoacyl-ACP reductase, producing the protein MPTHDKPVALVTGGSRGIGYGIAQALAARGMSLVINGRRPESDVAEAIHGLSPAETLYCQADVANLDDHARMLDAIRDRFGRLDVLVNNAGVAPDVRADLLDASPESFDRLISINLRGPYFLTQAVAKWMIEQRQQDAERQPTIVNVSSISAVVASTNRGDYCISKAGVGMATQLWAARLGEHGIPVYEVRPGVIRTDMTAGVTDKYDKLISEGLTVEPRWGLPEDIGRAVATLASGGLSYATGNVLYIDGGLTSQRL; encoded by the coding sequence ATGCCCACCCACGACAAACCCGTTGCGCTGGTGACCGGCGGCAGCCGCGGCATCGGCTACGGCATCGCCCAGGCGCTCGCCGCGCGAGGCATGAGCCTGGTCATCAACGGCCGCCGGCCCGAGTCCGACGTCGCCGAAGCGATCCACGGCCTCTCCCCCGCCGAGACCCTCTACTGCCAGGCCGACGTCGCCAATCTCGACGACCACGCCCGCATGCTCGACGCCATCCGCGACCGCTTCGGTCGGCTCGACGTGCTCGTGAACAACGCCGGCGTCGCGCCCGACGTGCGGGCCGACCTGCTCGACGCATCGCCCGAGTCGTTCGACCGGCTGATCTCGATCAACCTCCGTGGGCCGTACTTCCTGACGCAGGCCGTCGCCAAGTGGATGATCGAGCAGCGGCAGCAGGACGCCGAGCGGCAGCCGACGATCGTCAACGTCTCCTCGATCAGCGCGGTAGTCGCCTCGACCAACCGCGGCGACTACTGCATCAGCAAGGCCGGCGTCGGCATGGCGACCCAGCTCTGGGCCGCCCGCCTCGGCGAGCACGGCATCCCGGTGTACGAGGTCCGCCCCGGCGTGATCCGCACCGACATGACCGCCGGCGTGACCGACAAGTACGACAAATTGATCTCCGAGGGCCTCACCGTCGAACCCCGCTGGGGCCTGCCCGAGGACATCGGCCGAGCGGTCGCCACGCTGGCCTCCGGCGGGCTGAGCTACGCCACCGGCAACGTCCTGTACATCGACGGCGGCCTCACCTCCCAGCGGCTGTAA
- a CDS encoding glycosyltransferase family 2 protein: MQISIILSTYNQPLWLTKSLLGFVHQRRLPDEIVIADDGSGEETRRVVERFRRLAPFPIRHVWHPDDGFRKTRILNLALAEASSDYLIFSDGDCVPRGDYVAAHARLARADSFLSGGLVRLSLAGSEQIDEPLIRSGRCFRPGWVGRHGGVKPFRLMKLAATGRAARLIDRTTKVLPNWSGSNASCWRRDALAVGGFDERMKYWREDYEFGQRLINLGVTPLQVRYSAVTLHLEHERGYVDKQIMKLNEQILEQTRISGKTRTEHGLAEAA, translated from the coding sequence ATGCAGATCAGCATCATTCTCAGCACGTACAACCAGCCCCTGTGGCTGACCAAGTCGCTGCTGGGCTTCGTGCACCAGCGACGCCTGCCTGACGAGATCGTGATCGCCGACGACGGCTCGGGTGAGGAGACCCGCCGCGTGGTCGAGAGGTTTCGGCGCCTCGCGCCCTTCCCAATCCGCCACGTCTGGCACCCCGACGACGGGTTCCGCAAGACCCGCATCCTGAACCTGGCCCTGGCAGAAGCTAGCAGCGACTACCTGATCTTCTCCGACGGCGACTGCGTGCCGCGGGGCGACTACGTCGCGGCCCACGCCAGGCTGGCCCGCGCCGATTCGTTCTTGTCGGGCGGGCTGGTGCGGCTGTCGCTCGCGGGGAGCGAGCAGATCGATGAGCCCCTGATCCGCAGCGGCCGCTGCTTCCGCCCCGGCTGGGTCGGGCGGCACGGCGGGGTGAAGCCGTTCCGGCTGATGAAGCTAGCAGCGACCGGGCGAGCGGCCCGGTTGATCGACCGCACCACCAAGGTGCTGCCGAACTGGAGCGGGTCGAACGCGTCGTGCTGGCGCCGCGACGCCCTGGCGGTCGGCGGCTTCGACGAGCGGATGAAGTACTGGCGAGAAGACTACGAATTCGGCCAGCGGCTGATCAACCTCGGCGTCACCCCGCTGCAGGTCCGCTACTCCGCGGTCACGCTGCACCTAGAGCACGAGCGCGGCTACGTCGACAAGCAGATCATGAAACTCAACGAGCAGATCCTCGAGCAGACGCGCATCTCCGGCAAGACGCGCACCGAGCACGGCCTCGCCGAGGCCGCGTAG
- a CDS encoding antibiotic biosynthesis monooxygenase family protein translates to MITVGMNYHVIEGKQADFEEKFAGVIDALKAAEGHDSSTLWKDVADDASYLITSEWSSEQAFTDFIRSQAFKDVTTWGKEQILSGRPQHKVYKH, encoded by the coding sequence ATGATTACTGTCGGCATGAACTATCACGTGATCGAGGGGAAGCAGGCCGACTTTGAGGAGAAGTTTGCCGGGGTCATCGACGCGCTCAAGGCGGCCGAGGGCCACGACAGCTCTACCCTGTGGAAGGACGTCGCGGACGACGCCTCGTACCTAATCACCAGCGAGTGGTCGAGCGAGCAGGCCTTCACCGACTTCATCCGCAGCCAGGCCTTCAAGGATGTCACAACCTGGGGTAAGGAGCAGATCCTGTCGGGCCGGCCGCAGCACAAGGTTTACAAGCACTAA
- a CDS encoding diacylglycerol/lipid kinase family protein, which yields MVNRKAGAGRGAKTLARAEAGLVAAGLEVTRVTRPDELHDCVTGAADQLRAVVAAGGDGTVGLALNQTPAGTPLAVMPAGTENLLAKYLEQRARPAELVELLTTGVVIRLDAGEANGRLFALMISAGLDAFVVHQLHKSRRGNITHLAYAKPTIDALRIYNYPSLRTTWHDPESRQEASATGRWLFGMNLPRYAQGLPIAPGASGIDGLIDLCVFSRGYISSAVWYLWHMLRRRHQRLPSVTMARCQEFAVEADPGVEAPYQLDGDPGGFLPVTVRSIPGRLTCVVKPSVATRLGFDLPD from the coding sequence ATGGTGAATCGCAAGGCCGGGGCAGGGCGGGGCGCGAAGACTCTCGCCAGGGCCGAAGCCGGACTGGTCGCCGCCGGGCTCGAGGTCACCCGGGTGACAAGACCCGATGAGCTGCACGACTGCGTAACCGGCGCCGCCGACCAGCTGCGGGCGGTGGTCGCCGCGGGGGGAGACGGCACCGTCGGGCTAGCGTTGAACCAGACGCCCGCCGGGACTCCGCTGGCGGTCATGCCGGCCGGCACTGAGAACCTGCTGGCGAAGTACCTCGAGCAGCGGGCGCGTCCGGCCGAACTGGTCGAACTGCTCACGACCGGCGTCGTGATCCGGCTCGACGCCGGCGAGGCGAACGGTCGGCTGTTCGCCTTGATGATCAGCGCCGGGCTCGACGCTTTTGTGGTGCACCAATTGCACAAGTCGCGTCGCGGGAACATCACCCACCTGGCTTACGCCAAACCGACCATCGATGCGCTGCGTATCTACAACTACCCTAGTCTGCGGACGACCTGGCATGACCCAGAGAGTCGGCAGGAGGCCTCGGCAACCGGGCGGTGGCTGTTCGGCATGAACCTGCCACGCTACGCTCAGGGGTTGCCGATCGCCCCGGGGGCGTCGGGTATCGACGGGCTGATCGACCTGTGCGTCTTCAGCCGCGGCTATATCTCGTCGGCGGTGTGGTACCTGTGGCACATGCTCCGCCGCCGGCACCAGCGGCTGCCGAGCGTGACCATGGCGCGGTGCCAAGAGTTCGCGGTCGAGGCCGACCCCGGCGTCGAGGCGCCCTACCAACTCGACGGCGACCCGGGCGGGTTCCTGCCGGTCACGGTGCGGTCGATCCCCGGTCGGTTGACCTGCGTGGTCAAGCCGAGCGTGGCGACTCGGCTAGGATTCGACCTCCCCGACTAG
- a CDS encoding 3-keto-disaccharide hydrolase yields MQAYRNLVLTVLATLVLVPFAAADELPSAFNGQDLSGWKTKEAENLWWSADDGVLSVKNDPKQQPSILWTEQSYGDFVMQIEFRFGEGNVDSGVFVRNETDQIQIGISGSLKRDMTCSPYIAGKGYPVEAERISELLKQDDWNAMTLVAVGSRYDVWLNGAHVMSYESDTADKTGPIGLQLHAQREMAIDFRNIRIAELD; encoded by the coding sequence ATGCAAGCCTACCGCAACCTCGTGCTCACTGTCCTGGCCACCCTCGTCCTGGTCCCGTTCGCGGCAGCCGACGAACTCCCCTCGGCGTTTAACGGCCAGGACCTGTCGGGCTGGAAGACCAAGGAGGCCGAGAACCTGTGGTGGTCCGCCGACGACGGGGTGCTGAGCGTCAAGAACGACCCCAAGCAGCAGCCGTCGATCCTGTGGACCGAGCAGTCGTACGGCGACTTCGTGATGCAGATCGAGTTCCGCTTCGGCGAGGGGAACGTCGACTCCGGCGTGTTCGTCCGCAACGAGACCGACCAGATCCAGATCGGCATCTCCGGCTCGCTGAAGCGCGACATGACCTGCTCGCCCTACATCGCCGGCAAGGGCTACCCGGTCGAGGCCGAGCGGATCAGCGAACTGCTCAAGCAGGACGACTGGAACGCGATGACGCTGGTGGCCGTCGGCTCGCGGTACGACGTGTGGCTGAACGGCGCGCACGTGATGTCGTACGAGTCCGACACCGCCGACAAGACCGGCCCGATCGGCCTGCAGCTGCACGCCCAGCGCGAGATGGCGATTGATTTCCGCAACATCCGCATCGCCGAGCTCGACTAG
- a CDS encoding glycosyltransferase family 2 protein: MKTSVILSTYNQPEWLTKTLWGYAHQELRPDEIVIADDGSADATAMAIEYARGETGLNLRHVWHEDLGFRKTSILNRAIEAATGDYLIFSDGDCIPRKDYVSVHARHAAPGRFLSSGAVRLSMPGSRAVSEVDIAIGRCFERAWASRLGGVTWAQRLKMLRPGVLPAVLDRLTTTRPTWNGNNASCWKADAVRVGGFDERMQYGGEDREFGERLVNLGIVPSQLRYRAVLLHLDHSRGYVEPDMAERNRVIRATTVAMKRVRTEHGLKAAA, from the coding sequence ATGAAAACCAGCGTCATCCTCAGCACGTACAACCAGCCGGAGTGGCTCACCAAGACCCTGTGGGGCTACGCCCACCAAGAGCTGCGGCCGGACGAGATCGTGATCGCCGACGACGGCTCGGCCGACGCCACGGCGATGGCGATCGAGTACGCCCGCGGCGAGACCGGGCTCAACCTGCGGCACGTGTGGCACGAGGACCTCGGCTTCCGCAAGACCAGCATCCTCAATCGCGCCATCGAGGCGGCGACCGGCGACTACCTAATCTTCTCTGATGGCGACTGCATCCCGCGCAAGGATTACGTTTCCGTCCACGCGCGGCACGCCGCCCCTGGTCGGTTCCTGTCCAGCGGCGCGGTCCGGCTTTCGATGCCCGGGAGCAGAGCCGTGAGCGAGGTCGACATCGCGATCGGCCGTTGTTTCGAGCGGGCCTGGGCGTCGCGGCTCGGTGGCGTGACCTGGGCCCAGCGGCTCAAGATGCTCCGCCCGGGCGTGCTGCCGGCGGTGCTCGATCGCCTCACCACTACCCGCCCGACATGGAACGGCAACAACGCCTCGTGCTGGAAGGCCGACGCCGTCCGGGTGGGCGGGTTTGACGAGCGGATGCAGTACGGCGGCGAGGATCGGGAATTCGGCGAACGGCTCGTCAACCTGGGGATCGTGCCGAGCCAGCTCCGCTACCGGGCGGTCCTCCTGCACCTCGACCACTCACGCGGTTACGTCGAGCCCGATATGGCCGAGCGCAACCGCGTGATCCGCGCCACCACGGTCGCGATGAAACGGGTCCGCACCGAGCACGGGCTGAAAGCGGCCGCCTAG
- a CDS encoding methyltransferase family protein: MVDLGAKTVALVLLLAAALFGGAGRLAWPAGWLLIGLYTAFVGLACATVDPDLLRERARPGHNFEHADALLATCGFLLLYPITLAVAGFDAVRLDSVRLGGGAAFFPGAWLVGAGAFAVGYWVALRAMQTNRFFSTFVRIQSDQGHTLVTDGPYAVVRHPGYAGMLLAHFGIPLLLGSWWAFVPVLAGAAVFVVRIMREEAVLSARLPGYDRYLQTHKWRLAPWVW, encoded by the coding sequence ATGGTTGATCTGGGTGCCAAGACCGTCGCGCTGGTGCTGCTGCTCGCCGCTGCGCTGTTCGGCGGGGCGGGGCGGCTGGCGTGGCCCGCCGGCTGGCTGCTGATCGGGTTGTACACGGCGTTCGTCGGCCTGGCGTGCGCCACGGTCGACCCGGACCTGCTGCGGGAACGCGCCCGGCCGGGACACAACTTTGAGCACGCCGACGCGCTGCTCGCTACCTGCGGCTTCCTGCTGCTGTACCCGATCACGTTGGCGGTCGCCGGCTTCGATGCGGTCCGGCTCGACTCGGTCCGGCTCGGCGGCGGCGCGGCCTTCTTCCCCGGCGCCTGGCTGGTCGGCGCCGGCGCGTTTGCGGTCGGCTACTGGGTGGCATTGCGGGCGATGCAGACCAATCGGTTCTTCTCGACCTTCGTGCGGATCCAGTCCGACCAGGGCCACACCTTAGTGACCGACGGACCGTACGCCGTGGTCCGTCACCCCGGTTACGCGGGGATGCTGCTGGCGCACTTCGGTATCCCGCTGCTGCTCGGCTCGTGGTGGGCGTTCGTCCCGGTGCTGGCGGGCGCCGCGGTGTTTGTCGTGCGGATTATGAGGGAGGAAGCGGTCCTCTCCGCCCGGCTGCCGGGTTACGACCGCTACCTCCAGACCCACAAATGGCGCCTTGCGCCCTGGGTGTGGTGA